In a single window of the Thiohalospira halophila DSM 15071 genome:
- a CDS encoding helix-turn-helix domain-containing protein — protein MSVADDRTPPLDPETADLARSSAEELSRLLAREGDAERARVRLDGTDLVLPRQALSLLRDLLVEMAQGNAVTVVPTHAELTTQQAAELLNVSRPHVIKLLEEGTIPFHRVGTHRRIRYADLIAYKQECEARSQEALDALVEQAQDEDMGY, from the coding sequence ATGAGCGTTGCCGACGACCGCACCCCGCCCCTCGATCCGGAGACCGCGGATCTGGCGCGGTCCAGTGCCGAGGAGCTGAGCCGCCTCCTGGCCCGCGAAGGGGATGCCGAGCGGGCCCGCGTGAGGCTGGATGGTACCGACCTGGTGCTGCCGCGCCAGGCGCTCTCCCTGTTGCGAGATCTTCTCGTGGAGATGGCCCAGGGCAATGCCGTGACCGTGGTCCCGACCCATGCGGAACTCACGACCCAGCAGGCGGCCGAACTCCTGAATGTCTCCCGCCCCCACGTCATCAAGCTCCTGGAGGAGGGGACCATCCCGTTCCATCGGGTCGGTACGCACCGGCGTATTCGGTATGCGGATCTGATTGCCTACAAACAGGAATGTGAGGCGCGCAGCCAGGAGGCACTGGATGCCCTGGTGGAGCAGGCTCAGGACGAG
- a CDS encoding TrpB-like pyridoxal phosphate-dependent enzyme has translation MQRTKYLLDEDAIPTHWYNVAADMPTPMEAPRGPDGNPVSPDALAAIFPEAIIEQEMATERWIPIPEPVRQGLALWRPSPLYRAHRLEAALGTPAKIYYKYEGVSPAGSHKPNSALAQAYYNQQAGIQRLATETGAGQWGSSLALAGEMFGLEVDVYMVAISYEQKPFRRSMMETWGASVVPSPSNRTQAGRDALAADPDNPGSLGLAISEAVEDAASRADTSYALGSVLNHVVLHQTVIGQEAKQQFELAGDYPDAIFAPCGGGSNFGGAAFPFVADKAAGRDVRLVAVEPDSCPTLTRGQYAWDYGDSAGLTPMMAMYTLGHDFMPPGIHAGGLRYHGDSPLVSRLHRDGIIEAAAVPQLGTFEAGVTFARSEGIIPAPESCHAIRAAIDEAEACTQSGEEKTLFINLSGHGHFDMTSYDRYFRGELEDYAYPEAEIHRALEGLDRAE, from the coding sequence ATGCAGCGCACCAAGTATCTCCTCGACGAGGATGCCATCCCGACCCACTGGTACAACGTCGCCGCCGACATGCCCACGCCCATGGAGGCGCCGCGCGGCCCGGACGGCAACCCGGTGAGCCCCGATGCCCTGGCCGCCATCTTCCCGGAGGCGATCATCGAGCAGGAGATGGCGACCGAGCGCTGGATCCCCATCCCGGAGCCGGTGCGCCAGGGGCTGGCGCTGTGGCGGCCCAGCCCCCTCTACCGCGCCCACCGCCTGGAGGCGGCCCTGGGGACGCCGGCGAAGATCTACTACAAGTACGAGGGCGTGAGCCCCGCCGGCTCCCACAAGCCCAACAGCGCCCTGGCCCAGGCCTACTACAACCAGCAGGCCGGGATCCAGCGCCTGGCCACCGAGACCGGGGCCGGCCAGTGGGGCTCCTCCCTGGCCCTGGCCGGGGAGATGTTCGGGCTGGAGGTGGACGTCTACATGGTCGCCATCAGCTACGAGCAGAAGCCCTTCCGCCGCTCCATGATGGAGACCTGGGGCGCCTCGGTGGTCCCCAGCCCCTCCAACCGCACCCAGGCGGGGCGCGATGCCCTGGCCGCCGATCCCGACAACCCCGGCAGCCTGGGCCTGGCCATCTCCGAGGCGGTGGAGGATGCCGCCAGCCGGGCGGACACCAGCTACGCCCTGGGCTCGGTCCTGAACCACGTGGTCCTGCACCAGACCGTCATTGGCCAGGAGGCCAAGCAGCAGTTCGAGCTGGCCGGCGACTACCCGGACGCCATCTTCGCCCCCTGCGGCGGCGGCTCCAACTTCGGTGGTGCGGCCTTCCCCTTCGTCGCCGACAAGGCCGCCGGCAGGGACGTGCGGCTGGTGGCGGTGGAGCCGGACTCCTGCCCCACTCTTACCCGGGGCCAGTACGCCTGGGACTACGGCGACTCCGCCGGGCTGACGCCCATGATGGCCATGTACACCCTGGGCCACGACTTCATGCCGCCGGGGATCCACGCCGGCGGCCTGCGCTACCACGGCGACAGCCCCCTGGTCTCCCGCCTGCACCGCGACGGCATCATCGAGGCGGCGGCGGTGCCCCAGCTGGGCACCTTCGAGGCCGGCGTCACCTTCGCCCGCAGCGAGGGGATCATCCCCGCCCCCGAGTCGTGCCACGCCATCCGCGCCGCCATCGACGAGGCCGAGGCCTGCACCCAGAGCGGCGAGGAGAAGACGCTGTTCATCAACCTCTCCGGCCACGGCCACTTCGACATGACCTCCTACGACCGCTACTTCCGCGGCGAGCTGGAGGACTACGCCTATCCCGAGGCGGAGATCCACCGCGCCCTGGAGGGGCTGGACCGGGCGGAGTAG